atccCATCTAAATGAAGTAAATGAACTTAATTGTATATGGAGTTGGTGGCATAACCATACAGAGAAGAATATCCTAAGTGACTTTAaacacagtaattttttaaaatcacatacaaACACAATAATTTAACAGTACTTTCCTCATAGGATTTAAACtaagaaaatgaactttaaagAAGCAACAAAATAGGAACTTAATTTGTTATCATTAGCCATAGTTTTGTGGTATTATTGGTGGTGTTATTGTAATATTATTGTATGCATAGTCTGAGAAAAAGCAAATGGATAATTAAGTTGGTGTTTTTGATGTgggacaaaaaagaaacagatgtaaAATCAATGAGTTACATAAAAATTCTGTGATCATGAATTTGAACTGGATGTATTAGAATGAACTcatcacatattttatatttaaaaatatatatttcttagttCTGCCCACTGTAAATGCCTAAAAACAGGGACTACTTCAGTAGCAACAAGCACATACTTATGTTTCCAATTAGGGACACTAAACATCATTTGCCCCTGAAACAAATTCCTTCAAGCAAAGGTTGATTCTAGGTTTGGGATAGGTAATGGCCAAGATAAGCCTAAAATACCCTATCATACCTTTAAGCATGAAAACTATCAAAGATTATTGGGGTCATATAAAAAGGACTTGAGAGTAAATTTGAGGAACCCAACTTGAAttggctcccactggccaaagatgaGACAATTTGAACTTGTTAAGAATAACTACAATAGATTGAAACATAACAAATATACCTTAAgacatgagttcataatgatacttaAAAAACACATTGTTCACCTTTGAAGAATGCTAGGGAACCAACTCATTactttgaaaactggtaaataaaggaaacaaattaagACTTTATTCAACATTTCATATCAAATGTACCTTAGGAAACCTAGTTTGAAATTGtgtttgtatgtatacatatatatgtatgaatgaaggtctgtatatgtattatatgtatatatgtatgtatatgtacatacgtatatatacatatatatatatctcttaaaATTTGAacgtaagatttttttttttaaatgaaatgttattGGCCTGCACTAACAGTTATTATGATCAAATGTACAATTTACCTGTGAGTTTCAAGGCAGATAAAACAAAGAGGGAACAGGATACTATTCTGGTCTGGTAAATAAGAAAGTAACCAATTCAATAAGACAAACTTAAAACATTGGAGTAAAATATCAAAGTTTTGATGTAATCTTATAGCCAATGCATAGACATCATTTGTATGGTCTTTCTTATAGCAATCCTCCATAAAAGCCAAGGGCATAATGATGAATATATTAAGTCGATTGCATTAAATCAATTAACAAATCAGTCACATAAGGCTGTGTAGATTATGCATGGGACCACTCCAGGGGCAGCAGTGTGATGAATCCAACTCATACAAGCACatactgtcaaaaattaaatctttagGAATTCTGCAAGCTACTAGTTAAACACAGccattaccaaaaataaatattttcaaacttatattaaaaacaaataaatacaactcgtcacttcttattttattatgctttacTATTATCGATGCCCTTGAGGTTATTTATGTCCATTGTAGCATGCAGAAAAAGCTAAACAGTGGTGTGCTACTgcccatctcttcccaactctatTACCAGTGAtatcacattggtagcttgaaacagACCACAGTGGGAATGTTTACAACCTAGAagttggcaaatgctacaaatcagggtgTAAGCTTAATGTTTTATTGATAGtgtagaccaggggtccccaagccctgggccaaggactggtaccagtccatggcccattgggaaccgggctgcacagcaggaggtgagcagtgggcaagcGAGCAaatcttcatctgtatttacagccactccccatcccttgcattaccgcctgagctccacctcctgtcagatcagtggtggcattacattctcataggagcacgaaccctactgtgaactgtgcatgtgaGGCATCTAGGCTGcgcactccttatgagaatctaatgcctgatgatctgaggtggagctgaggcagtgatgctagcgctggggagcggctgcaaatacagattatcattagcagagaggtttgactgcacagagaccataatcaatcaattgcttgcagactcatatcaaaaccctatcagtgagtggcaagtgaaaacaagctcagggcccactgattctgcattatggtgagttatataattatttcattatatattacaatgtaataataatagaaataaactgcacaataaatgtaatgcacttgaatcatcctgaaaccatccccacctgcccccagtccatggaaaaattatcttccatgaaactggtccctggtgccaaaaggttggggaccgctggtctagacttaagaaagtaatagaaaaaaatattaatcaaattaaatttaaagtgtTACTCTGAAATAAATAATCTTCTAATactatttttaaactattaatgaGTTAGCAAGAAGTCACATCATTGATGAAAAAGTAAAGTTTAATTTTCATCTTACTCTTTTACTTAGACAAAAATATCAATGACCATTTATGTTAGCACTACATTCTTCAACAATTGCACACCTATAGGTTGGCTACAGACAGGGCTATAGAAACAAGAGTTTGGTAAAAATCAACCAAAGCATTCTGTAAGAATCAATCGCCTATATGGATTTTACAATATAGTATTGTATatgttattatttgtaaattgtaaTTATTTCTATTCCCAGAAAGATTTACTAGCACACCTCTTTTGGGGAGGGCCACAATCACTAGCCCTTGAGGAGTGCACAGTCCAACTGAGAAATGTAAATACTCCAAAATATCTGATACAATGTGTTAAATACTCTAATAGAGGTATTCAAAGTGAAATGAGTACACATTAGAAGTGGTTATTTTTTCTGGGTGGAGATGGCGGAAGAAGAATGCATATCCTAATTTGTGAAACAGCCCATCTCATAGTAATAAAGGCTTCTTTGCATTATAGTTTGtcctaatatattattttcagcaCTAAACTCTGTAATAATTTAGCCCTGAAAGACAATTTTAGGCTTTTCAAGCTTCTGATACATGCTGCCATTGGGGCAAACCATCTGAAATCACAGAAATGGTCTTTTTTAGGGtcatgaagaaattttttttttttttttttggccgagtagcttgcaggatcttagttccctgactagggattgaacctggaccccagcagtgaaagtgctaagttctaaccactggactgccagggaattcccatgaaaaaatatttttatctcataTCTGATTTCAAAAATTCATATGACTACTTTCCCTCTTGACAGCCAACCTGTTTCAAGCTGGAAAACAAGAGTTTTCTATTcactgctcatttttttttccacagcatTTTGAAGAATATATACTCAAGGACCAAAATTCAGTCGTAGGCACAATCCTCatgatttcctttaaaaactgaatcAAGATCAAAGTCCATATTGTTTACAGACAATTGTGCTCTGGCAATAATGCACTATGAGAAATAATATTCAAGTGTCAACTCTTTAACTAGTGTAGAGATGTTGTTCCTGTTCTCTGCTTGTACTCTGTCAATACTGAATCCAACAAACCTTTTCCAGAAAACTTTTTGGCTCAAAAAATAACCAcaagccaaattttaaaaatttcttccccTTTAAGCATGGATTTtcagtgattaaaaagaaaaacaaacaagaagctGTCAAGCACTTTTCCCTCATAAATAGTAAAAGTCCATGTATGCTCTTTACATAGGTTTCATCCAACTGTAAAGTATCTATTAGCATGCACATGTTAAGAGTAGGTAACTATGCTTTCTTATTACATCATTGATATTATAGTGTCCAAAAGTATCACATTAAAGGAATTCTGCCAATAGTTGATCCTGAGTGCTTGCCagacataatatttattattttgctgcTGGTTTAATAAACTTGGCAACTGTATGGTTTTATATCTACTTTTGCTCTGAGAAGTACAACACTGAATTAATACTTCCTTAGCTTTAGTATCTTTTCCACCTTTAGAGACAAAAATACTGGAAAGTGTTATTTTGTGCTTATTCTGGGAAGCTTTTACTGTTTTACCAGaatagtttacaaaaaaaaattcatcatgtTTTGTTTAAAACAGAGTCAATGGCTTTAAAATATCCcagcccagggaattccctggtggtccaggggttaggatccgtacttccactgcagggggcacgggttcatccctggttggggaactaagatcccgcttgCTACACGGCTGGccaaaaaaactatatatatatatatatatatatatatatatatatatatatatcctagcCCAAGtgcattaaaattactttttattacttctctctctccccccatatATCTAtaacctttctctctctttcccattctTGAGTGAAGAGAGGcaattggagagagagagagaaaaattatccTCTGAGAGGCAAATCAAATGATAGAAATCACCTGGAAATAAGATAAGTTGAGCTCTTTTTCTTGGCGCCTCGGAGGCGGTCGGCCGCTTCAGAATGAGGCTGAACATCTCTTTCCCGGCCACTGGCTGCCAGAAACTCATTGAAGTGGACGATGAACGAAAACTTCATACCTTTTATGAGAAGCGTATGGCTACAGAAGTTGCTGCTGACGCTCTGCGTGAAGAATGGAAGGGTTATGTGGTCCGAATCAGTGGTGGGAACGACAAACAGGGTTTCCCCATGAAGCAGGGTGTCTTGACCCATGGCCAAGTCTGCCTGCTACTGAGTAAGGGGCATTcctgttacagacaaaggaggaCTGGAGAAAGAAAGCGCAAATCTGTGCGGGGTTGCATTGTGGGTGCCAAATTGAGCGTTCTCAATTTGGTCATCGtaaaaaaaggggagaaggatATTCCTGGACTCGCTAAAACTACTGTGCCTCGTCGCCTGGGGCCCAAAAGAGCTAGCAGAATCCGCAAGCTTTTCAAACTCTCTAAAGAAGATGATGTCCGCCAGTATGTTGTGAAAGAGCCCCTAAACAAAGAAGGTAAGAAACCTAGGACCAAAGCACCCAAGATGCAGCGTCTTGTTACTCCACGTGTTCTGCAACACAAACGTCGGCGTATTGCTCTGAAGAAACAGCGtactaagaaaaataaggaagaggCTGCAGAGTATGCTAAGCTTTTGGCCAAGAGAATGAAGGAGGCCAAAGAAAAACACCAGGAAGAGATTGCAAAGAAATGGAGGCTGTCCTCTCTGAGAGCTTCTACTTCTGAGTCCAGTCAAAAATGAGATGTTCTAAGagtaacaaataaataagatcagacatcaaaataaaaagataatataagttaaatctttaaaaatggcaaaaaagaaaCTTATGTACTGTGAATTTTTTAGTATGGCCAAAGAATAAGAAGAGAGAAGCTTTTgtggcagcttttttttttttaacacatttattggagtataattgctttacaatggtgtgttagtttctgctttataacaaagtgaatcagctatacatatacatatatccctatatcccctccctcttgcgtctccctcccaccctccctatcccacccctctaggtggtcacaaagcaccaagctgatctccctgtgctatgtggttgcttcccaccagctatctattttacatttggtagtgtatatatgtccatgccactctctcatttcgtcccagcttacccttccccctccctgtatcctcaagtccattctctatgtctgtgtctttattcctgtcctgcccctaggttcttcagaaccatttttttttttagattccatatatatgtgttagcatacggtatttgttttattctttctgacttacttcactctgtatggcagattctaggtccctccacctcactacaaataactcaattttgtttctttttatggctgagtaatattccactgtatatatgtgccacatcttctttatccattcatctgtcgatggacacttaggttgcttccatgtcctggctattgtaaatagagctgcagtgaacattgtggtacatgactctttttgaattatggttttctcagggtatatgaccagtagtgggattgttgggtcatatggtacttctatttttagttttttaaggaacctccatactgttctccatagtggctgtatcaatttacattcccaccaacagtgcaagagggtccccttttctccacaccctctccagcatttattgtttgtagattttttgatgatggccattctgaccggtgtgacgtgatacctcattgtagtttggatttgcatttctccagtgattagtgatgttgagcatcctttcatgtgtttgttggcaatctgtatatcttctttggagaaatgtctatttaggtcttctgcccatttttggactgggttgtttgttttttttatattgagctgcatgagctgcttgtaaattttggaggttaatcctttgtcagttgcttcatttgcaaatattttctcccattctgagggttgtcttttcatcttgtttatggtttcctttgctgtggaaaagcctctgtttcattaggtcccatttgtttatttttgcttttatttccatttctctaggaggtgggtcaaaaaggatctt
This Balaenoptera musculus isolate JJ_BM4_2016_0621 chromosome 7, mBalMus1.pri.v3, whole genome shotgun sequence DNA region includes the following protein-coding sequences:
- the LOC118898298 gene encoding 40S ribosomal protein S6-like, with amino-acid sequence MRLNISFPATGCQKLIEVDDERKLHTFYEKRMATEVAADALREEWKGYVVRISGGNDKQGFPMKQGVLTHGQVCLLLSKGHSCYRQRRTGERKRKSVRGCIVGAKLSVLNLVIVKKGEKDIPGLAKTTVPRRLGPKRASRIRKLFKLSKEDDVRQYVVKEPLNKEGKKPRTKAPKMQRLVTPRVLQHKRRRIALKKQRTKKNKEEAAEYAKLLAKRMKEAKEKHQEEIAKKWRLSSLRASTSESSQK